Proteins co-encoded in one Candidatus Obscuribacterales bacterium genomic window:
- a CDS encoding DUF262 domain-containing protein, whose product MKTSASNRRLRVLLTALSDKTLDPRPEFQRRLVWSNKDKVQFIKTVLEGYPFPEIYIASGHVETDTGRGIEMLVDGQQRMTTLHQYFMGSDDLRLGTLVPDYKALTDDQKLEFLEYEVVVRDLGKLELSEIKTIFEKINSTSYGLNAMEIRNSRYAGAFKDFCEELATDDFFERYRVFSAAEIRRMQDVRYCIVLVATMLSGYFNRDNDVETFLELYSESFPKKEAVNSKIKSAFSLIEELGFTPDARIFKKADLFTAVVEYCKLNDDEVTGLNINTASQRLAEFYKHVDSDPDSPEYTGDAAIYHKASLQATNDRS is encoded by the coding sequence ATGAAAACATCAGCAAGCAACCGCAGATTAAGAGTGCTTCTCACCGCGCTTTCGGACAAGACATTGGATCCTCGCCCAGAATTTCAACGCCGACTGGTATGGTCCAACAAAGACAAGGTTCAATTTATTAAAACTGTGCTAGAAGGTTACCCGTTTCCTGAAATCTACATCGCATCAGGCCATGTAGAAACAGACACAGGGCGCGGCATCGAAATGCTAGTAGACGGGCAGCAGCGCATGACAACTTTACATCAATACTTCATGGGCAGCGACGATTTGAGACTGGGAACACTAGTGCCTGATTACAAAGCATTAACAGACGATCAAAAATTGGAATTCCTAGAATACGAGGTTGTCGTTCGGGATTTAGGGAAATTGGAGCTCAGCGAAATCAAAACGATTTTCGAGAAAATCAACTCCACATCTTATGGACTAAATGCGATGGAAATTCGAAATTCCAGATATGCAGGTGCATTCAAAGATTTTTGCGAGGAATTAGCGACAGACGACTTCTTTGAGCGCTACAGAGTATTTTCTGCAGCTGAAATACGCAGGATGCAAGATGTCCGCTATTGTATAGTTTTGGTGGCAACTATGCTATCCGGCTATTTCAATCGCGACAACGATGTGGAGACTTTTCTCGAATTGTATAGCGAGTCATTCCCAAAAAAGGAGGCCGTTAACAGTAAAATTAAATCTGCATTTTCTCTGATCGAAGAACTTGGTTTCACACCAGATGCAAGAATCTTCAAAAAAGCTGATTTGTTCACTGCTGTAGTCGAATACTGCAAACTTAATGATGACGAAGTTACAGGCTTGAACATCAATACTGCTTCTCAGCGATTAGCTGAATTTTATAAACATGTAGATTCAGACCCCGACTCTCCTGAGTATACAGGTGATGCTGCCATTTACCATAAAGCCTCCCTGCAAGCCACCAATGACAGATC
- a CDS encoding PD-(D/E)XK nuclease family protein — MIATTQAIKEQSELPRMLPTHISPTAAKSYLNCSLRFYFERVACLPRPTSPALHLGKAIHAALQSFHLARWRGGDDSPEAAATAFEDAFLRLEREEGPVSYQSEEKRQKCRQDGLRVIAAYLDSSEAPKDKPRAVEVLLKEDIPGLSVPLVGAIDLVEEDYSPVDFKSAASKPDSDNARLDHELQLVSYQLLLEAVGETPPKLDLVYLVKTKAPQVIRVSAPPADSQRKERVIRMLDTAVEGIAEGRHHPQPGMQCSWCQFRNECAKWPASVGSKAAQAISRGRE; from the coding sequence ATGATCGCCACCACCCAAGCCATTAAGGAGCAGTCCGAACTGCCCCGGATGCTGCCTACCCACATCAGCCCGACGGCAGCGAAGTCGTATCTCAACTGCTCGCTCAGATTCTACTTCGAGCGGGTAGCCTGCCTGCCCCGGCCGACGTCCCCGGCGCTCCATCTGGGCAAGGCCATCCACGCGGCCCTGCAGTCGTTCCACCTCGCCCGCTGGCGGGGTGGCGACGACAGCCCAGAGGCTGCTGCCACGGCCTTTGAGGACGCCTTCCTGCGCCTTGAGCGCGAGGAAGGCCCCGTCAGCTATCAGAGCGAGGAGAAGCGCCAGAAATGCCGTCAGGATGGTCTTCGGGTCATCGCTGCCTATCTCGATAGCTCGGAGGCCCCCAAGGACAAGCCAAGGGCCGTGGAAGTGCTCCTCAAGGAGGACATCCCCGGGCTCTCCGTGCCCCTAGTGGGCGCCATTGACCTAGTGGAGGAGGACTACAGCCCAGTCGACTTCAAATCGGCTGCGAGCAAACCCGACTCGGATAACGCCCGACTCGACCACGAGCTCCAGCTGGTGAGCTACCAGTTGCTGCTCGAAGCCGTGGGTGAGACCCCCCCAAAGCTGGATCTGGTCTACTTGGTCAAAACCAAGGCACCGCAGGTTATCCGGGTGTCAGCTCCGCCGGCAGACAGCCAGCGCAAGGAGCGAGTCATTCGCATGCTCGATACGGCCGTAGAGGGCATCGCCGAGGGCCGGCATCACCCGCAACCCGGAATGCAGTGCTCGTGGTGCCAATTCCGCAACGAGTGCGCCAAGTGGCCGGCATCGGTCGGTAGTAAGGCTGCGCAGGCCATTTCCAGAGGCCGGGAATGA